Genomic DNA from Oncorhynchus tshawytscha isolate Ot180627B linkage group LG04, Otsh_v2.0, whole genome shotgun sequence:
TGATGATGGGTGAGGTGATGTTGATGAACCAGTTGGGGAGAAAGGGAGTGATCCTCAGAAATATGATGTAATTGATGAGATGATCTCTGTGCTTGTCAACCTGCGATTGAAAACAGATAGCAGAACCTGTCATTCACAGAAAGGCTTGGAGGCTACTAGCCCCCTACTAAGACTCGACTGTTCTGTGGGTGTTACTAAATTGTTAAAAGTTTGCTTGTACTCTCATATCAACAACTTCCTATATTGTTCACGTACCAAATCAACCTGTTTTTCCTTCCAAAAAGGTCTTACCTGCTGGGACCATTTCTGGACTCTCTCTGTCAGGTATCTGTAGACCACTGGTCGCCCCACTAGATAAGACAGCATGTAGCAGAAGGAAGCCCCCAGGCCAGAGCACTGGGAAACAGTGACAGAGGCAGTACATTTTGTAAACCGAGACTGGTTTACAGAGTCAAAGTACATTTTGGAAATCTCCACCACTATTATTAGTCATAGTTCTCCTTGTGTTAATAGTATACTCACCAGGCAGACGAGGAAAAGAGCCAGGGGGAAGGGGTAGAGATAACCAGACAGGATACTGAGGAAGATGGATCCAGGGATCGCAAATGTCTGGAGGCTGAGTCAGTAGCGTCAAGGAATACAGCTCAAGGGTTGAACACACAGCAGTATGTGCACACACATTTGTGGATGCAGTCACAAAAttaacactaaacaaaaatataaaaacgcaagaTGCAACAATTCATAATATTTTGTGGCCtgaggaatgttgtcccactcctcttcaatgactgtgtgaagttgctggatattggcaggaactgaaacatgctgtcgtacacataaatccagagcatcccaaacatgctcaatgggtgacatatctggtgagtatgcaggccatggaagaactgacaCATTTTAaaattccaggaattgtgtacagatccttgcgacatggggccttccattatcatgctggaacatgaggtgatggcgacagatgaatggcacgacaatgggtctcaggatctcgtcacggtatctatctctgtgcattcaaattgccatcaataaaatgtaattgttttagttttccgtagtttatgcctgcccatagcaTAACTTCACCgctaccatggggcactctgttcacaacgttgacttcAGGAAACCGCTCggccacacaacaccatacatgctgtctgccatctgcccagtacagttgaaactgggagtCAACCGTGAAGAGCAcccttctccagcatgccagtgacCCTCGAATgtgagcatttgtccactgaagtcggttacaacaacgaactgcagtcaagtcaagaccctggtgagaacgacaagcacgcagatgagcttccctgagacataatttctgcacaaactgtcagaagctTCTGTTGTGCAAAGCCACTGTTTCATCAGctatccgggtggctggtctcagatgatcccgcaggtgaagaagccgggtgtggaggtcctgggctggcgtggttacatgtggtctgcggttgggaggcaggttggacgtactgccaaattctctaaaatgacattggaggcagcttacggtagagaaattaatattaaattctctggcaacagctctggtggacattgctgcagtcagcatgccaattgcatgctccttcaacctgagacatctgtggcattgggttgtgtgacaaagctacacattttagagtgaacttttattgtccccagcacaaggtgcacctgtgtattgatcatgctgtttaatcagattattgatgccacacctgtcaggtggatggattatcttggcaaaggagaaatcctcactaacagggatgtaaacaaatttgggcacaaaatgagagaaataagatttttgtgcatatggaacatttcagagATCTTttattcagctcatgaaacatgggaccaacacttgaaatgttgcgtttctatttttgttcagtattgttAAAACATACTCCACTGTAGTAGCATACAGTACAAGTTTATTATAGATCTGGCTGCAGGACTAATTTGTGCAGAAGTATCCTCTATAAAagaggagaaaaacatggtccTATGCATGTTATGGTACCACCTCATATGTAAACATCATCCATATTGAGAGCACATTTATTTTGATGAATATGAATTAACACTACACCGTACGAACTATGAATACAAATGCAGTATCATGTCTCATGTCTCCTTCCGCTAGTTTACTTAATCTCTTTCCCCTCTACTCTCTAGGAACATGTTAATGCATAGTGTCTGTGCTCTGACCAGTATGTGCTAACAGCACAAGGACTGGACCAGCTGACCAGGCCCCAGACACTGTCTGGGACGTGTTGTCTTGTAGTTTTACTGGTAACGTTGCTGACCTTCACCATGTTGTGGGCAAAGCATTTCTCACACAGGATATCAAACATTTATTTACCAGTAAAACTACAAGGCAACACATCCCAGACAGTGGCTGAGGCCTGGTCAGCTGGTCCAGTCCTTGTGCTGTTAGCACATACTGGCCAGAGCACAGACACTATGCATTAATATGTGCCAAGacagtggaggggaaagagaataGGAAAACTAGCAGAGGAAGCAGGGTAGAAAACATGTTCATACTGTGCAGTGTTAATTCATATTCTTCATAAAATGTGCTCTGAAGATGGGTGATGTTTACATATGAGGTGGGACCATAACATGCATAggaccatgtttttctcctccTTTATAGCGGATAATTCTATCTGGCCGTAATGTCTGTCTGAAGTGCAATTGGCAAATCTGGAACAGAGTTTCTATTGCAAATAGCTGTGGATGGAAAGGAAGTCCTTAGAACCTACTGTACTGATAAAGTTGAACTAAGTTTAACTGCATGTCCATGTCTGCATTCATCTGTTAATCTGTCTTCTCCGGTCAGAAAATGAAGGAAAATGTACTGCACTCTGTGGTTGTTGTGAACACACAAGAATCACCTGAATTAATACTCAAGGATCAAAGCCCACTGTACTCCCACCTCCTACTTCTCCATTCATTATCCAGAGGCAAGCCCATGCCTTTACTATGACCTTGGCTTGGCTGGCTGCTTTGTtcaaaggaaataatgaatgagAGGTCACCAAGCAGGCGAGAGAAAGGTAGGGGAGATTAGGGATGATGCAATCAACAGGCCCATCACAGAGTAACAAAAGCCTGTCTTGGCCCGCTTCCCAGTCTGTCGCTCTCCTCTGCTGACCCACTGGATTACATAGGGGGCCTCGCAGACATGATGCATGTTGAAACAGCTAATAAGTATGTAACTCAATCCTCCAAACGTTAACAACTTTGCAACACATTTACTACCCAAAAGGATACAAGATATAGGTGGTAAAGTAGGCTACTAACACTTGGGTGTAGTAGGTGTCCTTATATTTGGAAAGTACAGTGCCCAAGGCTTTGGCATCATCCATATCTTTGGGGATTTTAATAGTAGCCATCTCATCACTGAAATGAAAAAATGTGTATATCAATTCACCATCATACAATGTTGtggataaataaaaatgtgtgaaTCTGTGTGCAAGGGCTTTGACACTTACAGAAACAGAAATTAAAACGTGACTGTCTCTATTGGAGTGTGACATACTAGGCTGTAGACATTTTAAATCAAATGGTTCTCATCATTAGCTGTGATAATCATTGATAACAGGCTCCTCCTATATATCTGTAATAGTCATATTTCCAAACAGCCTTTACATGGTGATACTTTCTTTGTTCTCTATTCGGACGTCCCAGGTGTCTTCTAAACTCTGATGGCTAGTTGCAGGGGAATGTTTGAATTGAGAAAATACTCTGTTATAAAATCATATCCATTTCCGCTCCTTAAAATAATCCATCAACGGTTATAACAGCTAATGATGAGAACCATTTTAATGAAATTATTTAACTTGGCTGGTGAATGCCATTTGGTaggctgtttcacaaaagttacAAATGTTATACAAAAGTAACTCTCTAAACATGAGTCTGCTTGCTGGAAAGATAAATGCAAAGAACAATTACTCGTTGAGCTCTGGGAAATTCCTGTACACTAGGTACATGACAGAAGCAGCGCAGGTGAAGACAGACAGCAGGATGAGGAGAGACATGCGAGCTGAGCCCCCTCCAGTGTATTGAGTCTCTGTGGAGAGGGGAGTAGCTAAGTTAtataacacacacagtcagcaaaTTAAAAATATCTTGATAAGCCTCTATTCTTCTGTAACAACAGCAGTAAGCCTCATGTAATGTCTTGCTTCACTTTGCATCACTTGTTGTTCTAGTTCCTGGTTGATTTCCCCAGAGTACATGAAGCATGCTATGTAGTCAAACCATTCAAGATATATAATCCTTGAAACTGACTACATATGTTCCTCATCAAAGTTAGAATACATCTGCCTATGTTATCACATGACTCCAAgcttatgtttttttaaataaaaaggttaaacaAATTTAAAAAGTATAAATAAGGTGTGTATTGTGTAACATCCTGTTATGATAATTGTGTTGCTCCATCTATATAAGAATAACATTACATGGTTAGCCTACTAATATTTTCCTGACTTCATCCAAGTAGTTCTGTCATTGACACTGATTAACACTAGTAACTTAATGTCAAACTGGGTATGGCCCCTGACAGTGGCTGGATAGATAGCAAGCTACTAAGTTACTAACCTGATCATGTGAATTTCAACCAAATATAATGGTAACTAACCCATTTTGTCTGTGCTTCAACTCCGTCATACCACCACCAGCCTTGAAAGCAAGTAACTTCTGAATCTTGATAATCAGCTGTTaataacgttagttagctaacgcTGACTGACAACAGCATATCCGCATTTCACAATCATCTGGCTAGTTATCAAGCTGGCTAGCAACATTATTTAACGAGACGTTTACCACATCATATAAACAGTAATGTATCTTAACGTTAGCTAATCAATTAGAAGAACACAAGTAAATTAGCTAGCTATACTAGCCAGTTAGCCGGGATAGCAACGTCGTTATCTATACATACCTTTGAGGGTTTGTGCCTCGTTAAATGTTGTCTTCGGTTCCTCGTGTAACGTTACTGACGAAACACTATCGGCCTCTCGTCTTTCTCTTCGTTTCTTGGCCATGTCCGCTTATTAAATTAAGATATCGATCTAGCTACACCGACCTCGGGTGTAATACAGCGGGCTTCTGTCAAAGTTGAAAGTAAGAGACGAGAGACCGCTTTGCCAACCGGCGACCAGCAAATTGACACATTCCCACAACCTTTCACCTTTTCTGAGTTTGTTTCTCTACCTTTTCCCCACagtgccaccatggggcaccatGCATTTCCAAAACAATGTTACAGCAGCACAGAGTTTAGTGTTTATATAGTATATTATTGTCGTTTTTACAGTAGCAGTAATATTATTGGCTTTCATTTTTGTGACTAAGTTGTTGGTTGGTTGTTCTGATGTTATGATGTCATCCAAATCATCATGAAAGATCGTGCTGAAAACTTCAAATCTACTAGCCAACTGCAATGACATGCTTTCCATTTTCATAATATTTTGTTGTCTTTATTTACTGACTGtaagacagtgtgagagagatatCACACATGTAAAACTACAACTCCTAGAGTGCAATAGTTCGAAGCGGATGTTCGTGTTGGAGAAATTTGGCGCTGATCTATCCGGGTACTTCATTCACTTCTTCCTTTCGCGCCGGTAACTGAAGAGCCGTGCGTCCATGTGCGTATTGACTGGGAATTCATAGACCACAGAAATACTGAATCCGAGCCATACCAGATTTAGCTATGGATCCAAACGTATTGATCGAGGCCCTTCGGGGTACCATGGACCCAAACTTGCGTGAGGCCGCGGAGAGACAGCTGAACGAGGTAAAAACTTGTGATGGTGCTAATCGGGCCTCTTCTGTTGTGTCACACATCAAAGATGGAATGGAGTCCTCCTAGCTTGTGGCTGTGGGAGACCAGAGTCAGTCCAGAACTTTGACAGATCAAATATTCTCTTCGAAATATGTACTCACCGAAACATATTGACTTTTGCCGTTACAGGTGTAATGTCAAAAATTTCGAATTATATTTTAACATCAAGATCTGCAACTCCAAGCGAATCCACCCGCAGCTGGTTCTTTAAAAACGTGCGGGAAGTTAGCATTAGCTTCCTTGATAATTAGCTGCTAGCTACGCAGTAAAAAGGCTTGTTGGACGATGCTTGCTTTTGGCCTAGTTGATGTATCATGTTTGAATCGTTGGAAAGACAAATTATGCCATTAATACCAGTTTTGTCTAAACGAACTAAATCATGGGATCTAGTATACGAATGTAGCTAGCGTTTGCTAAAAGTTTGAAAATCTGTGATAGCAAGTTGGCTAAGTGGCTCACGTgtcaggtgtttttttttttttactgctgacATTGCCCTGCACAGCAGtagtgctaactagctagctcgtTGAATTTAAATAGCTAACTTAACTAGTTGGCCAGCCAAAATGTCACCAATCGGACGAATTGACAGGTGTAACGTTAGTTAGTCAAGCTTTAATCGGCATACTTTCCTATCAATATAAATGTATGTCTAATATGGGAGTAGCTAATGTTAGATTTATTATTTAACTTGCTGGCTTTGCCTTTCATGAACGTAGCAAACTAGCAAGCTAACTGATATTTGCTAACTAGCTAGGTAGGTTTGATTTATCGAACGCTAGTTAACTTGCAAGATACAAAGTAAAGAATAGCAAGCATTATTAATAATAGCTACGCATTTATTAAGGTGGCAAACGTTTTATTTGTACGTCATTTGAAGTGAATGTTCGCTGGCTAGCGCTACGTTAGCAACCTTTTGAGGCGAGCGTTACATCAATTACATTGAGTCATTCGATGAGCTGTCCGCTTGCGCAGATTCTTTCGCTAATGTTAGCCTTACAAATTAAATAGCCAGCTATGTGCAACATGGCCTATTATCATAGTCTAGACGTCGATTTTTCATGTAAAATGTAGACGTGCCATAGATAACTAACATACGGACGGCGTGAATTCTTTCATGGTCACATAGTTAGCTTTTCACGTCGCGGGCGCAacatggctaacgttagctattaggAAGAAGTCTCTCTTGGGCAATTGTCAAGTATAGTCTGGTCTGTTATCGGTTATGCTGTCCTTAGAACAATATATGTACGGTGTTGTCATGTAGCCGGGGTTTGAGTGAACTTTAAGTCAAGttatgtctgtgatatgtacataTTGTGTATAATCAGCTTGAACGTATTGTTAGCTAACTCTAGTTTGATAAGAGTAGGCCTAGCAAGGCTCAAATAAAATGTACATGAACTTCTTCACTCAACAATCTGAGTTAGTTGTTTTGTTTTTCGTGACAGCAGAATATACGACGCCAAGAATTTGTATCCAGAGAACAAGAATGTGCAGTTGGGTTGTTAGCTCGGAGCCATGTGTTTTATCCAGGGAGAGGTCTCGTAGTGCATTGTTATCCATAGGGAAAGGAGGGGAGCAGGCTATTTTTCATTGCTTACTTTTGACTCCTCTGAAGCAGTTAAGCATGAACAGTATTCACTTAATATAGCACGTGATGTAAGGATGGGTGGGGCAAGGCATTGAGACCCATTTTCATTCACTTTTATGTGATCAATGATTCTGGAAAAAGTATGCTGCACTCTTGTGTATACTGGACATCTTAAGTTTTAACATTATTAGTTAGTGTCTAGAGAATAGGGAGAGGTGACACACTCACTGTTTGATGCAGATGCTGCAGTCTCAAATGCCAGCCTGGATGTTGGCCAGGGCCCTGGCAGGCCATGTGGAGGTCTGCATTCCTTTGATATGTGTTTTAATGGGGGGGTTACATTATATAATGTACCTGTTGCATCAAGGTTTTGGCGTCGTTAAGTGACTGTATGTGTATTAGCTACAGCTAATGGAGCTCCATGCCTCAATATAATGGTTATATGGTATTACTgtcatcaatcaaatgtatttataaagccctttttacatcagccaatgtcacaaagtgataTACAGAAAcaaagcctaaaaccccaaacagcaagcaatgcagatgaagaagcatggtggctaggaaaaaaccaggctctggggggtggccagtcctcttctggctgtgccaggtggagattataacagtacatagCCAAGATgatcaaacgttcatagatgaccagtagggccaaatttaatttattttacctttatttaactaggcaagaacaaattcttattttcaataacggcctaggaacagtgggttaactgttaaggggcagaatgacagatttgtaccttgtcggctcgggggtttgaacttgcaaccttccggttactagtccaacgctctaaccattaggctacccttaTTATTAGGGTAGcctaataataatcacagtggttgtacagggtgcaacaggtcagcacttcaGGAATATGGCTTTTCAAAGCCGGTCATTCAGAGatagacagcaggtgtggtagagagagttGGAAACAGCATGTCTGGGCCAaagtagcacgtctggtgaacagatcagggttccatagccgcaggcagaacagttgaaactggagcagcagcatgaccagatggactggggacagcaaggagtcatcactccagatataacagactgaccctagccccccgacacaaactttTGCAGCATTGTCATGTAATTTGCTTGGCAAGGAATCAAGAGGAATTACTTGCAAATAGTACATGGTAGACTTATAGCAATTCCCTAAAAACCGGGCACTGTCTGTATTATCCCTCATTGCGAATAGTTTAATTTCAGCCATAAATCTATACATCCAAATGAATAAAGCATATACATCCAAATAAACAAGGCAGGCACAGTGATCATACCCAGTTAAAATGGCAAAATTTTAATTTTTGTTTTTTATCTGCAGTTGGTAAGACAGACACGTGGCTCTCGTTAATTTGTTATACACAGTTTGTTTTGCTGATATGTAGGTCAAATACACATCAGTGTTTGATATTCATGCATCCTTTCCTGCTTTCATTTACAGGGTCACACCCAGGTGAATTTTGTGTCAGCTCTGCTGCAAGTCACCATGTCTGATCAGTTAGATTTGCCCGTCAGACAAGCAGGTGAGTTTCAGAGGATGGGTAGATGTTGTTGTTATTATGATGCTGTGGGGCGGGCTTCTGGGCTCTCTTGCAGATGGAAATTCACTGGAACTGAAAGGTGAGAAGAGTATCTACAACCGTAGCTCAAATGAACTGAGCACGCTTTCTCAAAGATGACCCCTGCCCTGACTGCCACAGCTCCCACACTGATGACACCAGTCATATTGTGAAGAATGACCAATTTCCCATGAATCTGTACATTTGTTCACCAAGATACACACATGATATAA
This window encodes:
- the LOC112236187 gene encoding transmembrane protein 41B isoform X1, whose protein sequence is MAKKRRERREADSVSSVTLHEEPKTTFNEAQTLKETQYTGGGSARMSLLILLSVFTCAASVMYLVYRNFPELNDDEMATIKIPKDMDDAKALGTVLSKYKDTYYTQVLVAYFTTYIFLQTFAIPGSIFLSILSGYLYPFPLALFLVCLCSGLGASFCYMLSYLVGRPVVYRYLTERVQKWSQQVDKHRDHLINYIIFLRITPFLPNWFINITSPIINVPLGFFFLGTFFGVAPPSFVAINAGTTLYKLTTAGEAVSWNSLIVLGVLAILSILPVCFQKKLQQKME
- the LOC112236187 gene encoding transmembrane protein 41B isoform X2 — protein: METQYTGGGSARMSLLILLSVFTCAASVMYLVYRNFPELNDDEMATIKIPKDMDDAKALGTVLSKYKDTYYTQVLVAYFTTYIFLQTFAIPGSIFLSILSGYLYPFPLALFLVCLCSGLGASFCYMLSYLVGRPVVYRYLTERVQKWSQQVDKHRDHLINYIIFLRITPFLPNWFINITSPIINVPLGFFFLGTFFGVAPPSFVAINAGTTLYKLTTAGEAVSWNSLIVLGVLAILSILPVCFQKKLQQKME